The sequence TGGCTTCCTCTGCACGAAATATACTATACGTCTGGAACTACCGAGAATGGGGTGGAGCTCAGATATATTTCCGGTCGCTAATGAAAGCGGCAAGAGGAAAGTATGCCGTCTCGGCAATGCTGCCGTCGGACTCGGACCGTAAGCTGCTCGATTATCTCGACGATCTCGAGATAGAATTAGAATTCCTCGATCCCGCGCCCTCAGCCGTCGATGCGCTCGGCATCTTGGATAGGCTTCGACGCCGAGTGGCTCTGTTTCGCTCGGAAACCGCGTTGACAGATCGAATTCTTGCCCGGCCAGATCTGTCGGACACGATCGTTCACATCGACATGGGATTCTGGCAGTCGTTCCGCTCACTTTACCGATTGTCGGGGAGGGCGAACGTATTCATGACGGTCCACACGGCACTGCCGCCCGTTGGGAAGATACGGTCGCTGGTATGGTGGGTCAAGGGAAACCTGCTCAGCAGGCGGCCGCGTTTCCGACTGCTCGCGTCGAACGAGGAGGCCAGGAAAGGCGTCAGGCCGTACATCACTTCGGCGATGTTTGACAAGATCGAGGTTGCCTATTCTGGCTACGATCCGGACGAGGTCGGAAAGATAGACGCGGAGGTTCAATCGACACGTGACAGGTACGGTATCAGACCCGCTGTCCCTCTGATCGTGACGAGCGGACAATTCATTGAACGAAAGGGATGTTGGACGGTACTTGAGAGTCTAAAGCATCTTCGGGCGAGCGGACAGGCATACGTTTTTCTCTGGCTCGCGACATCAATACCCGACGCGGCGGCCATGGCACGGATCGCAGAATACGGCCTCGGCGAGTTATTTCGGCTGCTCACGCCCGACGACATCGGCCCAACTCGGCATGATCTCTTGACACTCGTTGCTGCTGCCGACATTTTTGTCCTTGCGAGTCTGCAGGAAGGCCTGCCAATATCGCTGATCGAGGCGATGGAGCTCGGCCGACCCTCTGTCGCCACACGCATCGGAGCCATCCCGGAGGCAATCACGGACGGGAAAAATGGCATCTTGATCGCACCAAGTGATCCTGACGAACTGGCCGCCGCTATCATTGACCTGATCAATGACAAGGCGAAGCGCGAGAGGCTCGGCGCGGCCGGGGCGGAAACAGTGCGAGCCAGTTTTAATGCCGCACGCGCCGCTGAAGAGGTCGTAGATATTTACGATTCGGTATGGCAAACCTGAAGGCGGCAATGTAGAATCCTCGTTTGATCTCGATATGAAAGTTGCAATCCTCTGCGGCGGACAAGGTACTAGATTAAGGGAACATACCGAAACTCTGCCCAAACCAATGGTCGAGATCGGCGGACGGCCTATGCTTTGGCATATAATGCAGATCTATTCGCATTTTGGCCTGCGCGAGTTCGTTTTGTGCCTGGGCTACAAGGGCTCGATTATTAAGGATTATTTTCGCAACTATCGGCTCCGGAACAACGATCTCGAGGTTCGGCTCGGTGCGGAGTCGTCCGTCCGAACTCTGGGCGAGACCAACGAACAAGACTGGACCATTTCACTCATAGAAACGGGTGAG is a genomic window of Chloracidobacterium sp. containing:
- a CDS encoding glycosyltransferase family 4 protein, with amino-acid sequence MKAARGKYAVSAMLPSDSDRKLLDYLDDLEIELEFLDPAPSAVDALGILDRLRRRVALFRSETALTDRILARPDLSDTIVHIDMGFWQSFRSLYRLSGRANVFMTVHTALPPVGKIRSLVWWVKGNLLSRRPRFRLLASNEEARKGVRPYITSAMFDKIEVAYSGYDPDEVGKIDAEVQSTRDRYGIRPAVPLIVTSGQFIERKGCWTVLESLKHLRASGQAYVFLWLATSIPDAAAMARIAEYGLGELFRLLTPDDIGPTRHDLLTLVAAADIFVLASLQEGLPISLIEAMELGRPSVATRIGAIPEAITDGKNGILIAPSDPDELAAAIIDLINDKAKRERLGAAGAETVRASFNAARAAEEVVDIYDSVWQT